From the genome of Ziziphus jujuba cultivar Dongzao chromosome 6, ASM3175591v1, one region includes:
- the LOC107405279 gene encoding thaumatin-like protein isoform X1, with translation MRLSKASLVKILCFLFVISSTKAGSIDIINRCPFVVWAAAYPGGGMRLSPGESWPLRVDGDKPGRIWARTNCVFNESGHGKCETGDCGGVLHCQNGGKSPATLAEYRLGEANKSGPAFYDISLVDGFNVPMEFSPTSPQCTRSLTCAANINDDCPTEWKVPGGCINPCVQGGCGRPANYTRFFKDRCPDAYSFGLDDRSSTFTCPGGTDYKVVFCPNDILQARIHIHNNCSYTVWAAANPEGGRQLNQGDTWTLNVISQKKGRIWGRTDCKFDGNGQNGTCESGDCDGLLQCQADGRAPYTFAEYTFRRNSTDSYSIWLVNGFNIPMEFRPTSDGCRSIQCTADINGPCPMELRDPGGCNSPCTVFRNDQFCCKQEICEPTSYSKFFKDLCPDAYSYQYDDSTSLFSCPNGNDYDITFCP, from the exons ATGCGTCTCTCAAAGGCGAGCCTTGTCAAAATTCTCTGTTTCCTCTTTGTGATCTCATCAACCAAAGCAGGCAGTATCGATATCATAAACAGATGTCCCTTCGTTGTCTGGGCAGCAGCCTATCCCGGCGGTGGCATGCGGCTTAGCCCAGGCGAATCATGGCCGCTTCGAGTCGATGGCGACAAACCCGGTCGCATCTGGGCTCGAACCAACTGCGTATTCAACGAATCGGGTCATGGCAAATGCGAAACCGGTGACTGTGGGGGTGTCCTCCATTGCCAAAATGGTGGTAAATCGCCTGCCACACTTGCTGAATATCGATTAGGCGAAGCAAATAAATCCGGACCGGCCTTCTACGATATATCACTGGTCGACGGCTTCAATGTTCCTATGGAATTCAGTCCCACCTCACCACAGTGTACCCGCAGCCTCACATGCGCAGCAAATATCAACGATGACTGCCCAACCGAGTGGAAGGTACCCGGAGGGTGTATTAATCCTTGCGTCCAGGGCGGCTGTGGAAGACCTGCAAATTACACCAGATTTTTCAAGGATCGCTGCCCAGATGCTTACAGTTTCGGTTTAGACGATCGGTCCTCCACGTTTACGTGTCCCGGTGGGACCGACTATAAAGTTGTCTTCTGCCCAAATGACATTTTACAAG CACGAATACATATCCACAACAACTGCTCCTACACTGTGTGGGCTGCAGCAAATCCTGAAGGCGGAAGGCAGCTCAACCAAGGTGATACATGGACTCTCAACGTCATATCTCAAAAGAAAGGTCGCATTTGGGGCCGAACCGACTGCAAATTTGATGGCAACGGGCAGAACGGAACTTGCGAAAGTGGCGATTGCGATGGCCTCCTCCAATGCCAAGCCGATGGTCGAGCTCCCTACACCTTCGCCGAATATACATTTCGACGAAACAGCACGGATTCATATTCTATCTGGCTGGTGAATGGGTTTAACATTCCTATGGAATTTAGGCCCACGTCGGATGGTTGCCGGAGTATCCAATGCACAGCCGATATCAATGGGCCGTGCCCCATGGAGCTGAGAGATCCAGGAGGCTGTAACAGCCCTTGCACCGTATTTAGGAACGATCAATTTTGTTGCAAGCAGGAAATCTGTGAGCCAACAAGTTACTCCAAGTTCTTCAAGGATCTCTGCCCCGACGCTTATAGCTATCAATATGATGATTCTACAAGCTTATTTTCTTGCCCAAATGGGAATGACTATGATATTACTTTCTGTCCCTAG
- the LOC107405279 gene encoding protein P21 isoform X2 — MRLSKASLVKILCFLFVISSTKAGSIDIINRCPFVVWAAAYPGGGMRLSPGESWPLRVDGDKPGRIWARTNCVFNESGHGKCETGDCGGVLHCQNGGKSPATLAEYRLGEANKSGPAFYDISLVDGFNVPMEFSPTSPQCTRSLTCAANINDDCPTEWKVPGGCINPCVQGGCGRPANYTRFFKDRCPDAYSFGLDDRSSTFTCPGGTDYKVVFCPNDILQGLDCQFWFNCRSHI, encoded by the exons ATGCGTCTCTCAAAGGCGAGCCTTGTCAAAATTCTCTGTTTCCTCTTTGTGATCTCATCAACCAAAGCAGGCAGTATCGATATCATAAACAGATGTCCCTTCGTTGTCTGGGCAGCAGCCTATCCCGGCGGTGGCATGCGGCTTAGCCCAGGCGAATCATGGCCGCTTCGAGTCGATGGCGACAAACCCGGTCGCATCTGGGCTCGAACCAACTGCGTATTCAACGAATCGGGTCATGGCAAATGCGAAACCGGTGACTGTGGGGGTGTCCTCCATTGCCAAAATGGTGGTAAATCGCCTGCCACACTTGCTGAATATCGATTAGGCGAAGCAAATAAATCCGGACCGGCCTTCTACGATATATCACTGGTCGACGGCTTCAATGTTCCTATGGAATTCAGTCCCACCTCACCACAGTGTACCCGCAGCCTCACATGCGCAGCAAATATCAACGATGACTGCCCAACCGAGTGGAAGGTACCCGGAGGGTGTATTAATCCTTGCGTCCAGGGCGGCTGTGGAAGACCTGCAAATTACACCAGATTTTTCAAGGATCGCTGCCCAGATGCTTACAGTTTCGGTTTAGACGATCGGTCCTCCACGTTTACGTGTCCCGGTGGGACCGACTATAAAGTTGTCTTCTGCCCAAATGACATTTTACAAG GGTTGGATTGTCAATTTTGGTTCAATTGTAGAAGCCACATTTAA